The Anomalospiza imberbis isolate Cuckoo-Finch-1a 21T00152 chromosome 8, ASM3175350v1, whole genome shotgun sequence DNA window GTGTGAAGACAGCCCAGACTATGGGCAGCTCCCTTTGATAAGAAGGAAGGGCTTGTTTTCAATGACCTTCCACCAGACCCAATGCCTCACCTGGCACTTCTATACCAAGAGCTGAGGCCAGTcagggctcctctctccattgTGCCCTGTTCTATTGCTCCGGAGTAAGCTGTTTTTTCTGTCTAAACTTGCACTGTCCTTAAAACAGTGGGTCCTGTCTGCAGGGTTAGCAGTTAGAAAGATCTTTTGTCTGAACAGGGCTTTAGGAGACacaacattttttattatctgggtTTAGAAGCTCCTGGTTCTTCTATTAAACCattcataatttctttccttttccctacCTGACTCAAGATTATAATTTAGGATAGCAACATTTGGAGGTGAAAagaagcacagagcagccttgCTCCCAGCCTGACCACAATGAAGTGATGGCAAAtcagggaagagcaggagcagaTGCCACATGCCTGGGCACCTCAGCAACATGAGAGGCTCTGCCAGCAGTGACCCACCTGGGACCAGCAGCGCAGGTACCTGGTCACTGCCTTGTGGGACGTGTTGTTCCTCATGAGCTCGTCATCCTTGCAGGgcaccttggccagcagctgctgtgcctgcactGTGCTCACATTGGCAAAGCCCACAAACTTCTGGGGATCCATGGAGCCACTGAAAGCACAGATCAGGCATTTGCCATCCAGGAGGGTGACTACGAACCAGACGACAGGGGCAACCATGGCTCGCTGCATGATGGAGGAACACATGTacctggagcagcagagacagagcTGAGTGGGTTAATGCTGGCAGCTTTCTCCTCgtccagagccctgagggatGCAGGCTGTCCTGTGCCAAGCAGTCTTTTCAGACCCAGGAAACTGACTCGCAGGGCTGCCCTCAGCATTGCTTCAGCTGATGCTTCTTCTGCTCTGGGATGTCTTTGTTGGTTCTGCCTCTCAGTGAAACCTGCACTAGCACAAGGCAgtgctctgtgtgctgcctGCACTCAGTGCACAGTCCCCTCACCGTGTGCTTGCCTTGACTGTACCCTTATGTCTCCCATACACAGATCTCTGTCAGCTCTCCCTTGTCGTGCATATTCACACTTCTTTTCTCATCAGTTTCAATCTGGAAAATCCCCCTTTTTCTGCAGACTTTCTTGCCCCTCTCTGAGCCAACCTATGTACTGTATAAAACTTTGCATATAACAGATGGAATATTATTCTCATGCTTCTACCAGTACAAATTAGTAAAAACTCAGGTGAAGGGAGTGAGACTATGAGGCTTTTGATAAAGAATGACCGTGATGAAAATGCCACACCTGtatatttaaaaggaaatgcCTGATGTTTTTGCACATGGAGGCCCCAGAAGACACCCTGTGAGTGCATGACAGGGCAGCAGCAATGCAGTTTCCCAGGGTGGTGGCATAAGCCCATGTATTGAGGTACTCCTGCTCTCCTTACCTGGGATGGAACGAGCCCGCCTTAATTTCTGCTGGATGTAAATGCATTTCCCATACCCTTGCCCCTCCAGGGTCATGGGGAGAGGTCTCAGGAGATAAGCTTACAAGAAAATTAATCTACCAGGAGGATCAAAGCTATGGAGAAAGACAGCTAAACAGGAGGTGAGAAGAGGGATGCCACTGCCACTGCAAACCCCACCTGATGACAGCTAGGTCCTTCTTCCTGCACCCCGGTGGTCGCCTCCACTCCTCCAGCATCACCAGGGACTGTCTGTTGAGGATGAGGCCACACAGGAAGAGGATGATGGGGGGTACGAACATGATCCCCAAGCCATAGGCCATGTTGTactggggcaggcaggggcagCTGAAGTCAAAGCTGGTGTACATCTTTACACTTGCCAGGGCCAAGAGCCCACAGATCCCATTCATTACAGACTCCGAGTTGGACTGGAAGTACTGGAAGATCATCCGGAAACGGTCCATCGTGTTCTTTTGGGCAGGGCTTCTCCTCCTGGGAAATCTCTGGGCTGCCCAGAGGGGCCTgtctccctctgtccctccttctgctgcacagggcaggggaTGCAGCTCAGCTCCCAGTCAGCAGGAGGATGAAGATGGAAGAGAGCTGCTGTGATAAGGAGAACACTCTGTGCTGGGGCTTCCCCACTGGCACACAGCTCTCACAGGTCTGTCTCTCACCCAGTGCTTGTCTTCCAGGGCAGTTGGTAGCTTTTCTAGGTGAGCTGATGGATACAGCCTCCAGCAGCCTTTTTTATCaccttgtttttaattttcagggCTGTCCCACATGGCAAGCAGTCACAgcctccagcagtgcctggtccctccctccaggagatggTAAATGTCTATGGAGAGCCATTGGTGGATGCCTGTGAGCTGCTCTCTCTGTTGATTGAAGCCTGTGGAGTGATTCACTGCCCAAGAAACCAGGTAAATCAAATGAGCTCATCTGTGTTGCTGCCACTGCCCCACTTCTCTTtgcatgtccccagccctgtgtggggtggggggaaggcaGGGAGCACACACCTGGCTTGAGTGTGCTGCAAGCTCAGATTTCCCTATGAAAATGGGCTGAAAGGACCAACCCTCCAGTCAAGAGGGTGTGAGAATCGATAGCTTTCAAAGCCTGGAATGGCACCTGGGGGCAAAGGCTGCTCTTGGCTGTGCACCCTATATATACTGGGATATTTGTACCAGAGGACATCCATGTCTGAGACTCTTGCACTGGGACACTTCTGGCTCCCCATCAGAGGGCACAATGCAATCAGAGCAGCTGGTTCCTTTGTCCCATGGGACTGGGTTATCATCTTCATCATGTTTTTGCCTCAGAAGTTAATTTTACAGATAAATACAAGTCATTGCCACACAAGGAAGTTCTGAGGTGTTTTCCTGACATATTGAACATAATTTTCCTCTCCCCAGCTTAACTCTCAAAACACTTTTAGATTTCTTCTCAGCTCAGGTTTCCAAATGCATTCAGGaaagggggaggggaaaaggatgttaaaaaaatagaggaatTATCTCCACTGAAGTACACTATCTGCCAGCACTGGGGTTTCTGTCCATGCTGTCTCCCACTGCAGGACTGGTTGCCTTGATGGGATCATGTTGAAAGGATCAGCAGGGAGGAGGTACCTGTAGCTCTTCACAGGCACATACAGATGAATCACAGATGAATGTCACCTCCTCCAGTCTGAATAGCAACTCGCAGTTACTTTAATGAAATACATTTGCTCCAACCATAATATTTGTGCTCTCCTTTTCCTGTGAGTGAATTGCCTGTTAATGTTCATCCATCAGCAATAAAAACCCCTGGCTAACCAGCTCATGTTTCCGTTTTGCCATTATAGGACATCAGGACCCCTCTGCATTGCTGTTACAGGGCATCATGACCCCTGGCTGAACTCCACAGTTGATTTTTAGCCAAGGTGCAGCCATTCTCAACTGCTGCAATACTCACTGGGTTTCTCATTTAATGGCTTATATTTATGTGCTGACTCAGCTTCAGAAAGTGTTGTGCACTCTCTGtagaaaaattacttcagaaaaataattttgtctttctAGCTCTCCTGGGCAAAAACATAGTAAAGGCTAAACAGTTCCTTACAGCTCAGGAAAATAAGACGTAAAAAGAATAGGAAACATCCTCTGGACAGGACAATCTACAAGGGAATTTTACTTCTCCAAGGTGCCATGTCCTGACCTGGATGTTACAGGTCTGTAAAGGATGCCTCAGGGTAATTACTGTGCTCTGTTGTGATTGGGATGTCACCAGAGATTCAGAGCTGAGACATGGAGTTGTTGAACTGTAGAAGAAAGGGAATATTCCTGAACTTGCAGAGAAAGACATTCGGAGCTTCCTGGTGAAAGAGAGAAAGGCCTGTTTAAGTAAGTAAATTGCTAGAGATGGACAAGGGCTCAAATGTGTCTCAAAATTTATCACATTTGATTATTCAGTTCTTAGGGCAAAATGAAGAGGAAACAAGGATTAAAATAATCTATCTCCTGTCCTCCAGCAAGTGGACCTGCCCCACGTCCTCAGCAGTGTAGTCACCCTGCTGAGCCTGCTGTGAGGCTGCCTGCAGCTCTCAAGGGCACCATCCTCAGAGgaaggcagctgctccttgaTAGCAAATCTCCAAAACCATGCTGGAAGTTGTTGTTTCTCAGTGCATCTTTTGGAGGGCCATGCTAAACAACCCTTTGCTTCTGCCTCAGCATTGCAGAACACAGTGCAAAGGAGGGAGCCTCCCTGCCTTGCACCTCCATGGGAGTAAAATACCAGCTGTAGGCTTTTTGCCTCAGGAGAGGGTGGTGGGTACAGGGGGGAGAAGTCCCTCTCGCTCTGGGGACAAGGATGATTTCATCACCAAAACTGGTCATTTGAAGTAGGGTAAGTTCAGCAGAAAGGTGCGTTTGGTTTTGTGCCTGAGATTGTGATCCTGGAGCAGCACTGATGCTGTGCAGGTGTGGCTTCTAGGGGTGTGCACACTCAGAGCAAGTCCTTATCCTTGTGTTTTGGTGGGGAGCAGAGGCCAGCAGTGCAGGTCACACTCCGTCTCCCTTTCCTCTGCTGGGACTGGACCATCTTTCCCACAGGAAAGCCAGTGTCCAGGAGCAGACATTTCACCCATCCTGAAGCTTGCTCTGCAGGAAACTGGCCTTTGCCAAGAGCACGTTTCCCAGCAGTAGGGAAGGACACAcaaggctcctgcaggagcatTCCTGGCCTGTGGCATGGGAGGTGATGGGTTACATCACTGGGAGCCATTGGCAATTGTTTATAACTgacaaattatttaattacttgggctgaatttttttctgtcctgaATGTGTGCCTCAGGAAAAACATACTTTAAAAACTGTTACATGGGTTGGTCAGCTGTTCCTTAGATGATgtaaaggcattaaaaaaacccaaaaaacaacaaacaacaaaccacacacacacaaagcacccaaaaagagaaaaaggactTATTTTCCCTTGTTGAAAACCTGGGGTTGTACTATTGACCTGACAATGCACAGCAACTCTGACACCTACCTCGAGCCTAGAGGCACTGTCCTGCTCATATGGGTGCTGCAGTCAGGGTACCCCCCGAGCAGCCCAGGTCACTGAGCTGTCACCCTACTCATTTTtgtgcctctgctgctggaTGATAAATCAGGATGCAGAACTGGCCCAGCACATTCACAGACTGCAGGACATGGCTATGAAATGAGTTTAGTTCTGAATGTATCTTTTTCCCCACGGTCTTGGCTCATTAATTGCCACATGGGGATGCCACCTTCACAGGGTGTTTGGTTAAAGCAAGCACTGTATGGCCACAAGGAGCAGGTACCAAGCAGTGGGCTccttgcctcagtttccctttaCAGAGTTGAGAGTGGATCCACATGAACCCCTTCTCTGGGTACTGGGAGGGTGAGTAAGTCACTGGTGAAATGTCCCTGTGATGTGGGAGCGCCTGTGCTTTCTCAGGTCACCATGGGAGGACTGTGGTCCACTCTGTTTTGGgcacctctcagctgctgaacTGGAAAACCCCTTCCACCTCACTGTATTcattcagagggagggggtcaGTGCTTTTTCAAGGCTTAGAGGAAGTTTGTCACCTTGTGTTTGAGTGAAGGCCATTGCCATGGCCTttcccagcagcagtgcctgcagaCCAGTTTGTTGTTCCTCTGCAGCTCAGGTGAGCCTGCTCCTAACCCTTGGGCCCACAGGGAGACACCCTGAGAGCCCGTCTATGCTTGCCCAGCAGGTTACAACTGAGATTTATCTATTCTGGCCTTTTTGAAACAGTTTGGTGGCCCAGTCCTCCATTGAGGAGAGCAGAGCAATATGATTGCCTTATTTTTTCTCCAAATCTGGCAGAGGATTTTACACCTCACTGCCTGGAAATCATCCAGCATCTTCAATTTATCACAGCAGAAGTCAACTTTCATTCCAACTGCCCATGAAGATGGGCATAGGTAGTATTTCCTCCTATGCAAACTTCTGATGGTCACTGGCAGCAGTGACAAATTACAGCTTTGTTggctccatgggcagggaccacctgaatctgtgattctgtgggtATTTTTGCACAGCTGTGTACTCTGTCCAGGCTAAGTAAATAATGAGTAATGACCATTAAATGATTAATGAGATGCTAGCAAAAATAATGGCAGCATTGTAAAATGTAGTTTATCTTTACTAATGATGTTCTCTGGAGATTTCATACTCCTGTGTTCTGCCTTGTAACTTCATTAAAGCACCAACATGCAGCTGACTGCCAGTGAGGAAATATGTGGCTTAGTTATGTGTTTTTATTCTTAAGAGCTCATTATATATTGCTGTTCTGGCCATCAACACTTTGCTTTTTGGCTTACTTAGAAGCCTTACTTTGTGATCTCTGCATTATCCCAAT harbors:
- the CALHM3 gene encoding calcium homeostasis modulator protein 3, whose product is MDRFRMIFQYFQSNSESVMNGICGLLALASVKMYTSFDFSCPCLPQYNMAYGLGIMFVPPIILFLCGLILNRQSLVMLEEWRRPPGCRKKDLAVIRYMCSSIMQRAMVAPVVWFVVTLLDGKCLICAFSGSMDPQKFVGFANVSTVQAQQLLAKVPCKDDELMRNNTSHKAVTRYLRCWSQALGWSILLILIIAAFLARWLRPCFNQATLLQARHWSNYIDIEQKIFEETCCEHSRLFAHKCILHFFESMRQEIKLHSFSLPREGEGAEGGEDLLWGITDQDQVNKLLKTWYYEKPPLDVSQAHQRHPLVRERSPLSWADNASTHSKFPQHTSV